The Candidatus Zixiibacteriota bacterium genome has a window encoding:
- the rpsG gene encoding 30S ribosomal protein S7, which yields MPRRRKRPKRPIQPDFRYQDTLVTQFVSSLMKRGKRSTAEQLFYDACDLMEKKTGDNALDVFRKAMNNVKPVLEVRSRRVGGATYQVPVEVRQDRRTALAIRWLIQYATARNEKSMADKLAAEFMAAANNDGGSVKKKEDTHKMAEANKAFAHFRW from the coding sequence ATGCCGAGAAGAAGAAAGCGACCGAAAAGACCAATCCAGCCGGACTTCCGGTATCAGGATACGCTGGTCACACAGTTTGTCTCGTCGTTGATGAAGCGCGGCAAGCGCTCCACCGCCGAGCAGTTGTTTTATGATGCCTGCGATCTGATGGAGAAAAAGACGGGCGACAACGCGCTCGACGTTTTCCGCAAGGCGATGAACAACGTTAAGCCGGTGCTCGAGGTGCGCTCCCGCCGTGTCGGTGGCGCCACCTATCAGGTACCGGTCGAAGTTCGCCAGGATCGCCGCACCGCGCTGGCTATCCGCTGGCTCATCCAGTACGCCACGGCCCGGAACGAGAAGTCAATGGCCGACAAGCTGGCCGCGGAATTCATGGCCGCCGCCAACAACGATGGTGGATCTGTTAAGAAGAAGGAGGACACTCACAAGATGGCTGAGGCCAATAAGGCCTTCGCGCATTTCCGGTGGTAA
- the fusA gene encoding elongation factor G, producing MPGSEKLHTVRNIGIMAHIDAGKTTTTERILFYTGKTHRLGEVHEGAATMDWMEQEKERGITITSAATTCFWRDHTINIIDTPGHVDFTVEVERSLRVLDGAVALFCAVGGVEPQSEAVWRQADKYGVPRIAYINKMDRVGASFEHTLQMMRDRFATTCVAIAIPAGEGEMFSGIIDLLNMKFRVYHEESQGTTFEDLDVPDDMLHTANEYREKMLEAVADFDDHLLEQFLHDEPIDPKQVMAAVRKATIAGKMVPVMCGSSFKNKGVQKLLDTIVDFLPSPLDMPPIEGHDVHHRDKTLVRKPSVDEPTSALAFKIMTDPFVGRLTYLRVYSGSVNAGSYLLNPASGIKERIARLLRMHSNKREDIKVANAGDIVAAIGLRKTTTGDTLCDVKHPIVLERMSFPEPVVMVSIEPKTKADQDKLTDALIKLSEEDPTFKIRQDEETGQTVISGMGELHLEILVDRLMREFGVDASVGRPSVAYKETITREVEAEGKFVRQSGGKGQYGHVMMRFRPAAEGEEFVFENKLIGGTVPREYVPAVEKGVKDALQNGIIAGYPVVGVHAEIYDGSYHEVDSNEMAFRIAGSMAFQAGAKKAGPLLLEPIMDVEVVVPEAYMGSVVGDLNSRRGKINGMVPRNDVTVIAVSVPLSEMFGYANTLRNISQGRAVFTMQFARYSPVPQEVSKKIMENVL from the coding sequence ATGCCCGGCAGCGAGAAGTTACATACCGTCCGTAACATCGGCATTATGGCCCATATTGACGCCGGTAAGACCACTACGACCGAGCGTATTCTCTTTTATACGGGCAAAACGCACCGTCTCGGCGAAGTGCACGAGGGTGCGGCGACGATGGACTGGATGGAACAGGAGAAAGAGCGCGGCATCACGATCACGTCGGCCGCCACGACTTGCTTCTGGCGCGACCACACCATCAATATTATCGATACGCCGGGTCATGTGGACTTTACTGTCGAGGTGGAGCGTTCACTGCGCGTTCTCGATGGCGCCGTAGCTCTGTTTTGCGCCGTGGGCGGAGTGGAGCCGCAGTCCGAAGCCGTTTGGCGACAGGCCGACAAATACGGCGTTCCCCGTATCGCCTATATCAATAAGATGGACCGGGTCGGAGCCAGCTTTGAACACACCCTGCAGATGATGCGCGACCGGTTTGCCACCACCTGTGTGGCGATCGCTATTCCGGCGGGCGAAGGGGAGATGTTTTCCGGGATTATAGATTTGCTCAATATGAAATTCCGTGTTTACCACGAGGAATCCCAGGGAACGACGTTCGAGGATCTGGATGTCCCCGACGACATGCTCCACACCGCGAACGAGTACCGCGAGAAGATGCTCGAGGCGGTCGCGGATTTCGACGACCACCTGCTGGAGCAGTTTTTGCACGACGAGCCGATCGATCCGAAACAGGTCATGGCGGCCGTTCGCAAGGCCACCATCGCCGGCAAGATGGTCCCGGTCATGTGCGGTTCCTCGTTCAAGAACAAGGGCGTTCAGAAACTGCTCGACACCATTGTCGACTTTCTGCCGTCACCGCTCGACATGCCTCCGATCGAAGGGCACGATGTCCATCACCGCGACAAGACACTGGTCCGCAAACCGTCGGTTGATGAGCCGACTTCGGCGCTGGCCTTCAAAATCATGACCGACCCATTTGTCGGTCGCCTGACATATTTGCGCGTCTATTCCGGTTCCGTCAACGCCGGTTCGTATTTGCTCAATCCGGCCAGCGGCATCAAGGAGCGTATCGCCCGGCTCTTGCGGATGCACTCCAATAAGCGCGAGGACATCAAGGTCGCCAACGCCGGCGATATTGTTGCTGCCATCGGGCTGCGCAAAACCACCACCGGGGATACGCTGTGTGATGTCAAACACCCGATCGTCCTCGAACGCATGTCATTCCCCGAACCGGTGGTGATGGTGTCGATCGAGCCGAAGACGAAGGCCGACCAGGACAAACTCACCGATGCGTTGATAAAGCTCTCGGAGGAGGACCCGACTTTCAAGATCCGTCAGGACGAAGAGACGGGCCAGACGGTCATCTCGGGCATGGGAGAGTTGCATCTGGAGATTCTCGTCGACCGCCTCATGCGCGAGTTTGGCGTTGATGCGTCCGTCGGTCGTCCGTCGGTCGCGTACAAGGAAACGATTACGCGCGAGGTTGAGGCCGAAGGCAAGTTTGTCCGCCAGAGCGGCGGCAAGGGTCAGTACGGACACGTGATGATGCGGTTCCGGCCCGCTGCCGAAGGCGAAGAGTTCGTGTTTGAAAACAAGCTGATTGGCGGTACCGTCCCGCGCGAGTATGTGCCTGCGGTGGAAAAGGGCGTCAAAGACGCGCTTCAGAATGGGATTATCGCCGGGTATCCTGTGGTCGGCGTGCATGCAGAGATCTACGACGGTTCCTACCACGAAGTTGATTCCAACGAAATGGCTTTCCGGATCGCCGGGTCTATGGCCTTTCAGGCCGGCGCCAAGAAGGCGGGACCGCTTCTGCTTGAGCCCATCATGGATGTCGAAGTGGTAGTGCCCGAGGCGTATATGGGTTCGGTGGTCGGCGATTTGAACTCCCGGCGCGGCAAAATCAATGGCATGGTACCGCGAAACGACGTTACGGTTATCGCCGTTTCCGTGCCGCTGTCCGAGATGTTCGGCTATGCCAACACGTTGCGCAATATTTCACAGGGCCGGGCTGTTTTTACCATGCAGTTCGCACGGTACTCGCCGGTTCCCCAGGAAGTTTCGAAGAAGATAATGGAAAACGTACTATAG
- the tuf gene encoding elongation factor Tu has translation MAKEKFDRSKPHVNVGTIGHVDHGKTTLTAAITMVMASRTGTAIRSFDSIDNAPEERERGITIATSHVEYQSANRHYAHVDCPGHADYVKNMITGAAQMDGAILVVSAADGPMPQTREHILLARQVGVPYIVVFMNKVDMVDDPELLDLVELEVRDLLSSYDFPGDEIPVIRGSALKAMQAGADGKTEDDSFKAVLELVEALDTYVPEPKREMDKPFLMPVEDVFSITGRGTVGTGRIERGIVKQGEEVEIVGFGETKKTVCTGVEMFRKILDEGRAGDNVGLLLRGVDKEELERGMVIAKPGSVTPHKKFTAEVYVLTKEEGGRHTPFFTGYRPQFYFRTTDVTGVAHLPQNVEMVMPGDNIQMEVELITPIAMEEGLRFAIREGGRTIGAGVIAKIVE, from the coding sequence ATGGCGAAGGAGAAGTTTGATCGTTCGAAGCCGCACGTGAACGTTGGCACGATAGGTCACGTGGATCACGGGAAGACGACGTTGACGGCGGCGATCACGATGGTGATGGCGAGCCGTACGGGTACGGCGATACGGTCGTTTGATTCGATTGACAATGCTCCGGAGGAGCGTGAGCGGGGTATCACGATCGCGACGTCTCATGTGGAGTACCAGTCGGCGAATCGTCATTATGCTCATGTGGACTGTCCGGGTCATGCGGATTACGTGAAGAACATGATAACGGGTGCGGCGCAGATGGACGGTGCGATACTGGTGGTATCGGCGGCGGACGGTCCGATGCCTCAGACGCGCGAGCACATTTTGTTGGCTCGTCAGGTGGGTGTTCCGTACATCGTGGTGTTCATGAACAAGGTTGACATGGTTGACGATCCGGAGCTTTTGGATTTGGTGGAGTTAGAGGTCCGAGACCTGTTGAGTTCGTATGATTTTCCTGGGGATGAGATCCCGGTGATCCGGGGTTCGGCGTTGAAGGCGATGCAGGCGGGAGCGGACGGGAAGACGGAGGACGATTCGTTCAAGGCGGTATTGGAGTTGGTGGAGGCCTTGGACACGTACGTACCGGAGCCGAAGCGGGAGATGGACAAGCCGTTTTTGATGCCGGTGGAGGACGTTTTTTCGATTACGGGACGCGGGACGGTGGGGACGGGCCGAATCGAGCGTGGGATCGTGAAGCAGGGAGAGGAAGTGGAGATCGTCGGATTTGGGGAGACGAAGAAGACGGTGTGCACGGGGGTGGAGATGTTCCGGAAGATCCTTGATGAGGGTCGCGCGGGGGACAACGTGGGATTGTTGCTTCGCGGGGTTGATAAGGAGGAGCTGGAGCGGGGGATGGTGATCGCGAAGCCGGGTTCGGTGACGCCGCACAAGAAGTTTACGGCGGAGGTGTACGTCTTGACGAAGGAGGAGGGAGGTCGTCACACGCCGTTTTTCACGGGGTATCGTCCGCAGTTTTATTTTCGGACGACGGACGTGACGGGGGTAGCGCATCTACCGCAGAATGTGGAGATGGTGATGCCGGGTGACAACATCCAGATGGAAGTGGAGTTGATCACGCCGATCGCGATGGAAGAAGGTCTTCGGTTTGCGATCCGGGAAGGCGGCCGCACGATCGGCGCCGGTGTGATCGCCAAGATTGTCGAGTAA
- the rpsJ gene encoding 30S ribosomal protein S10 — protein MDVQKIRIRLKAYDHWSLDKSTKEIARTVVRTGARIVGPVPLPTKRTVYTVLRSPHVDKKSREQFETRVHKRLIDIYDSTPQTVDALMKLDLPAGVDVEIKT, from the coding sequence ATGGATGTACAAAAGATTCGAATCCGGCTGAAAGCGTACGATCACTGGTCGCTTGACAAGTCGACGAAAGAAATCGCCCGCACGGTTGTTCGCACCGGTGCGCGGATCGTGGGTCCCGTGCCGCTGCCGACAAAGCGGACGGTTTACACGGTCCTTCGTTCGCCCCATGTCGACAAAAAGTCACGGGAGCAGTTCGAGACACGCGTGCACAAGCGTTTGATCGATATTTACGACTCCACGCCGCAGACGGTGGACGCGCTGATGAAGCTCGATTTGCCGGCCGGTGTCGACGTGGAGATCAAAACCTGA
- the rplC gene encoding 50S ribosomal protein L3, whose translation MKEILGTKIGMTRIFQENGESVPVTVIEAGPCPVIARKTVEKDGYEAYQVGFGASKKQRVTKPTAGQFAKAGVEPARYLREIRVTEGQFEVGSAITVDLFKPGDRVDVTGTSRGLGFAGGMKRHHFNGANKTHGQSDRWRAPGSLGQSSYPSRVLKGLRMAGRMGRERVTVLNLEVVKVIQGENLLLVKGAIPGHRGALVKVRSTNRGVR comes from the coding sequence ATGAAAGAGATTCTCGGAACAAAGATCGGGATGACCCGGATCTTCCAGGAGAACGGCGAGTCGGTTCCGGTAACGGTGATCGAGGCCGGTCCCTGCCCGGTGATCGCCCGCAAGACCGTCGAAAAGGACGGGTACGAGGCGTACCAGGTCGGATTCGGCGCGAGCAAGAAGCAGCGGGTAACGAAGCCCACGGCCGGTCAGTTCGCCAAGGCGGGCGTGGAACCGGCCCGGTATCTTCGCGAAATCAGGGTGACCGAAGGGCAGTTCGAGGTTGGTTCGGCCATCACGGTTGACCTTTTTAAACCCGGTGACCGCGTCGACGTGACCGGCACTTCGCGCGGCCTCGGATTCGCCGGAGGCATGAAGCGGCATCATTTTAATGGCGCCAACAAAACCCACGGTCAGTCCGACCGGTGGCGCGCTCCCGGGTCACTGGGACAGTCCTCATACCCGTCGCGCGTCCTGAAGGGTCTGCGAATGGCGGGTCGGATGGGCCGTGAACGCGTCACCGTCCTCAATCTCGAAGTCGTCAAGGTCATTCAGGGAGAGAACCTGTTGTTGGTCAAGGGCGCGATTCCCGGTCACCGTGGCGCGCTGGTGAAAGTTCGGTCGACCAATCGAGGAGTGCGATAG
- the rplD gene encoding 50S ribosomal protein L4: protein MNVKVYNQEGAEVGTVELDPNVFGIEPNDDIVHHYIVNYLARQRQGTVDTRTRTDVRGGGRKPWRQKGTGRARSGTIRSPLWRGGGTVFGPHPRSYGSRMPHKMKQLAIRSVFSDKARGERIKVLDKITLDEIKTRNVVGILSKLDLQGKKCVILDEGRNDNLHLSCRNLQSVKYARAALANGYDLLYADFVVITKAGLEKVKEVFG from the coding sequence ATGAATGTCAAAGTATACAACCAGGAAGGCGCCGAGGTTGGAACGGTTGAGCTGGATCCGAACGTTTTCGGGATCGAGCCTAATGACGATATCGTTCACCACTATATCGTCAACTACCTCGCTCGCCAGCGCCAGGGCACCGTGGATACGCGCACGCGCACCGATGTTCGCGGCGGTGGACGCAAGCCGTGGCGGCAGAAGGGGACCGGGCGCGCCCGGTCGGGCACCATTCGTTCACCCCTGTGGCGCGGCGGCGGCACCGTGTTCGGCCCGCACCCGCGTTCCTATGGTTCGAGAATGCCGCACAAGATGAAGCAGTTGGCGATCCGGTCGGTCTTCTCCGACAAGGCCCGCGGCGAGCGGATCAAGGTGCTTGACAAAATCACGTTGGACGAAATCAAAACGCGTAACGTGGTCGGCATCCTCAGCAAGCTCGATCTGCAGGGCAAGAAGTGCGTGATCCTGGACGAGGGACGCAACGACAATCTTCACCTGTCGTGTCGCAACCTCCAAAGTGTCAAGTACGCCCGCGCCGCGCTTGCCAACGGTTATGACCTGCTCTATGCCGATTTTGTGGTGATCACGAAAGCCGGGCTGGAGAAGGTCAAGGAGGTGTTCGGATGA
- the rplW gene encoding 50S ribosomal protein L23 codes for MRDSRDILKTHITTERSTMLREKNNEYVFEVDKKASKHQIRAAVERAFKVKVEEVRTVIVPGKPRRMGRFEGKTAAWKKAIVRLKKDQVISIFENV; via the coding sequence ATGAGAGACTCCCGCGACATCCTCAAGACCCACATCACGACCGAACGGTCGACGATGCTTCGCGAGAAGAACAACGAGTATGTGTTCGAGGTCGACAAGAAGGCCAGCAAGCACCAGATTCGGGCGGCCGTAGAGCGCGCCTTTAAGGTGAAGGTGGAAGAAGTGCGGACCGTGATCGTTCCCGGCAAACCGCGCCGGATGGGGCGGTTCGAAGGAAAGACGGCGGCCTGGAAGAAGGCTATCGTCCGTCTCAAAAAGGACCAGGTTATCTCGATATTCGAGAACGTGTAA
- the rplB gene encoding 50S ribosomal protein L2: MAVKKFRPVTPSSRFRQISTFEEITSAVPERSLLEPIKKSGGRNNKGRVTARHRGGGHKRYYRIIDFKRNKRDIPARVASIEYDPNRSARIALLHYVDGEKRYILAPLGVQVNDQLMSGEMADIRTGNAMPLWRMPLGTVAHNIEMRPGKGGQLARSAGSFVQVVAKEGPKVTVKMPSGEVRTVPRDCYGTVGQLANVDHKNEVLGKAGASRWRGIRPRVRGVAMNPIDHPMGGGEGKSSGGRHPCTPWGKPTKGFKTRRKRKSTAHLVEDRRKKKQ; encoded by the coding sequence ATGGCTGTTAAGAAGTTTCGTCCTGTGACCCCGTCGTCGCGGTTCCGGCAGATCTCGACTTTCGAGGAGATAACCTCGGCGGTTCCGGAAAGATCACTGCTGGAGCCGATCAAGAAGTCCGGTGGTCGCAATAACAAGGGCCGCGTCACCGCGCGTCATCGTGGCGGCGGACACAAGCGGTATTATCGCATCATAGACTTCAAGCGCAACAAGCGCGATATTCCGGCCCGTGTGGCGTCGATCGAATACGATCCGAACCGGTCGGCCCGGATAGCGCTGCTGCATTATGTCGACGGCGAGAAGCGTTACATCCTGGCCCCGTTGGGTGTGCAGGTGAATGACCAGCTCATGTCCGGCGAGATGGCGGATATTCGCACCGGCAATGCCATGCCGTTGTGGCGGATGCCGCTCGGCACGGTTGCGCACAATATCGAGATGCGCCCGGGAAAGGGCGGCCAGCTCGCCCGCTCCGCGGGGTCGTTTGTCCAGGTGGTCGCCAAGGAAGGTCCGAAAGTGACAGTCAAGATGCCGTCGGGCGAAGTCCGCACGGTGCCGCGCGACTGCTATGGAACGGTCGGCCAGCTTGCCAATGTCGACCACAAAAACGAAGTGCTCGGCAAGGCCGGCGCGTCGCGCTGGCGCGGCATTCGTCCCCGGGTCCGTGGCGTCGCCATGAATCCGATTGATCATCCGATGGGCGGCGGCGAAGGCAAGAGTTCCGGCGGGCGTCACCCCTGCACGCCGTGGGGTAAGCCGACCAAGGGGTTCAAGACCCGTCGGAAACGTAAATCGACGGCGCACCTGGTTGAAGATCGCCGGAAGAAGAAGCAGTAA
- the rpsS gene encoding 30S ribosomal protein S19: MPRSLKKGPFIDDHLLEKIEKLNASGEKRVIKTWSRRSTISPEFVGHTVAVHNGNKFVPVYVTENMVGHKLGEFAPTRTYRGHGGKLVERASSVKG; encoded by the coding sequence ATGCCTCGTTCGTTGAAAAAAGGTCCGTTTATAGACGACCACTTGCTCGAGAAGATAGAGAAGCTCAATGCGAGCGGCGAGAAGCGGGTCATCAAGACTTGGTCGCGGCGCTCCACGATCAGTCCGGAGTTCGTCGGGCATACGGTAGCCGTCCATAACGGCAACAAGTTCGTTCCGGTGTACGTGACTGAGAACATGGTCGGACACAAGCTCGGCGAGTTTGCCCCCACCCGCACGTACCGCGGTCACGGCGGAAAGCTGGTTGAACGAGCCTCAAGTGTGAAAGGCTAA
- the rplV gene encoding 50S ribosomal protein L22 codes for MSVRSHLEISRAMLVPTVKGLNGDGKKKLIKTAARQVKITSDFVGHTLDIFNGSRYVRVRVTEEMVGRRLADVAKRDSATAKLRFVSIPPRKMRLVAEMVKGMKVQQALDVLNFTPRIAARHLAKTVKAAAANILSEQGTDHINAEDLYVANVTVDSAPTQKRIRFQSMGRVFRIRKRFCHVSVWVAEHEDAVKAREAAAEAERAKGKAKVAAPKAKRPTRKTAGKATKKTAAAKTAKKKTTKSTAARTGAKSAAKSKSTEPSIDTQESKE; via the coding sequence ATGTCGGTAAGAAGTCATCTAGAGATCAGCCGCGCGATGCTGGTGCCCACGGTGAAAGGGCTCAACGGCGACGGCAAAAAGAAACTGATCAAGACCGCCGCACGGCAGGTCAAGATCACGTCCGACTTTGTCGGCCACACTCTCGACATCTTCAACGGCTCTCGGTATGTCCGGGTTCGCGTCACCGAGGAGATGGTGGGGCGCCGGCTGGCTGATGTCGCCAAGCGCGACAGCGCCACGGCGAAGCTGCGGTTCGTGAGCATACCGCCTCGCAAGATGCGTTTGGTGGCTGAAATGGTCAAAGGGATGAAAGTGCAGCAGGCGCTCGACGTGCTCAACTTCACGCCGCGCATCGCCGCCCGGCACCTCGCCAAGACCGTCAAGGCGGCTGCCGCCAACATCCTTTCCGAACAAGGGACGGATCATATCAATGCCGAGGACCTGTACGTGGCCAACGTGACGGTCGACTCCGCCCCGACCCAGAAGCGCATACGCTTCCAGTCGATGGGGCGGGTGTTCCGTATCCGGAAGCGTTTCTGTCATGTGTCGGTCTGGGTGGCGGAGCACGAAGACGCGGTGAAGGCGCGTGAAGCGGCGGCCGAAGCCGAGCGGGCCAAGGGCAAAGCGAAAGTCGCGGCTCCGAAGGCGAAACGTCCGACACGGAAGACCGCCGGCAAAGCAACCAAGAAGACCGCGGCTGCCAAGACGGCAAAAAAGAAGACAACCAAGTCGACTGCCGCGCGGACCGGTGCTAAGTCCGCTGCTAAATCGAAGTCGACCGAACCGTCCATCGATACGCAGGAATCGAAAGAATAA
- the rpsC gene encoding 30S ribosomal protein S3 yields MGQKTHPIGFRLGVIRHWNNRWFAPDRNFADLVHEDMMVKRYINRRLDNAGIANVIISRQPKKVTVDIMTSRPGIVIGRRGAEVDKLREELQMLTNKEIMLNIVEVRKPELDAKLVADSIARQIEGRVSFRRALKKAVAATMKMGAEGIKVQCGGRLGGAEIARTEKYKDGRTPLHTLRADIDYATATANTTYGTIGIKVWICRGEVLDPSRVFREDEAEQPQLREPTPQQRPRRDRRGGPDQRKRPRGRVRRQVTGDTPPPRGRRPEGPRGGRGDDRPSNRTDRQENHGGREDGE; encoded by the coding sequence TTGGGTCAGAAGACACATCCGATAGGATTTCGTCTGGGTGTAATCAGACACTGGAACAACCGGTGGTTTGCCCCGGATCGCAATTTCGCGGACCTGGTGCACGAGGACATGATGGTCAAGCGCTACATCAACCGGCGTCTTGACAACGCCGGTATCGCCAATGTCATCATTTCCCGGCAGCCGAAGAAGGTGACGGTCGATATCATGACCTCGCGCCCTGGTATCGTGATCGGACGCCGCGGTGCGGAAGTCGACAAGCTCCGCGAAGAATTGCAGATGCTGACGAACAAAGAGATCATGCTCAACATCGTCGAAGTGCGCAAGCCGGAGCTCGACGCCAAGCTGGTGGCCGATTCGATCGCCCGCCAGATTGAAGGGCGTGTTTCTTTTCGTCGGGCACTCAAGAAGGCGGTGGCGGCAACCATGAAAATGGGCGCCGAGGGTATCAAGGTCCAGTGCGGCGGTCGTCTCGGCGGCGCTGAAATCGCCCGCACCGAGAAGTACAAGGACGGGCGGACTCCGCTGCACACGCTTCGCGCCGACATCGATTACGCCACGGCTACGGCCAACACGACCTACGGTACGATCGGAATCAAAGTGTGGATTTGCCGCGGCGAGGTGCTCGATCCGTCGCGCGTGTTCCGCGAAGACGAGGCCGAGCAGCCCCAACTTCGCGAGCCTACGCCGCAGCAGCGGCCGCGTCGCGATCGGCGAGGCGGTCCGGACCAGCGGAAACGGCCGCGCGGCCGGGTCCGTCGGCAGGTCACCGGCGACACACCGCCGCCGCGCGGACGTCGTCCGGAAGGACCACGGGGCGGGCGCGGTGACGATCGCCCCTCCAACAGGACGGATCGTCAGGAGAATCATGGCGGCCGTGAGGACGGAGAATAA
- the rplP gene encoding 50S ribosomal protein L16: MLMPNRTKYRKQQRGRMTGKAKGGVSVDFGEFGLKAMEPCWLTNRQIEAARVALTRHLKRGGKIWIRVFPDKPVTKKPAETRMGKGKGAPEFWVAVIKPGRILFEIEGVSEQLARSAFRLAANKLPMKTKFVSRTDTEGVV, from the coding sequence ATGTTGATGCCCAATCGGACAAAGTACCGCAAGCAGCAGCGCGGCCGGATGACCGGCAAGGCCAAAGGCGGCGTCTCGGTCGATTTCGGCGAGTTTGGATTGAAGGCGATGGAACCCTGCTGGTTGACAAACCGGCAGATCGAAGCGGCTCGTGTGGCGCTCACCCGCCACCTCAAGCGCGGCGGCAAGATCTGGATCCGCGTCTTCCCCGACAAGCCGGTGACCAAAAAGCCCGCCGAAACCCGCATGGGCAAGGGCAAGGGCGCCCCGGAATTCTGGGTGGCGGTCATCAAGCCCGGCCGGATCCTCTTCGAGATCGAAGGGGTGTCGGAGCAGTTGGCCCGGTCGGCGTTTCGCCTGGCCGCCAATAAGCTGCCGATGAAAACGAAATTTGTCAGCCGCACGGATACGGAAGGAGTAGTCTAG
- the rpmC gene encoding 50S ribosomal protein L29, with translation MKIGSLRELTRDELVQRRRDLEDELFNLNMRRSLKSLDNPLRLRTVRRDIARIQTVLHEDDRGIRSLAQSKTSVLGQATKPDTGTSAGE, from the coding sequence GTGAAGATCGGGTCATTGCGTGAACTCACACGCGACGAACTGGTGCAGCGCAGGCGCGACCTGGAAGACGAGCTGTTCAACCTGAACATGCGCCGGTCGCTCAAATCACTGGACAACCCCCTTCGTCTGCGCACGGTGCGCCGTGATATCGCCCGTATCCAGACGGTGTTGCATGAAGACGATCGGGGCATCCGGTCGCTGGCGCAGTCCAAGACCAGCGTTCTGGGCCAGGCCACAAAACCGGATACCGGCACCAGCGCGGGTGAATAA
- the rpsQ gene encoding 30S ribosomal protein S17 produces the protein MTETVQRNRRKVRFGTVVSDKMDKGIVVRVDRTMKHPLYLKTVRTFSKLYAHDENNDAHVGDKVRVMETRKLSKLKHWRLIEIVERAK, from the coding sequence ATGACTGAGACGGTACAGCGCAACCGACGGAAAGTGCGTTTCGGGACGGTTGTCTCCGACAAGATGGACAAGGGGATTGTCGTTCGTGTCGACCGCACCATGAAGCACCCGTTGTATCTCAAGACGGTGCGCACGTTTTCCAAGCTGTATGCGCATGATGAAAACAACGATGCGCATGTCGGTGACAAGGTGCGCGTCATGGAAACACGCAAGCTGTCCAAGTTGAAACACTGGCGGCTGATTGAAATCGTCGAACGCGCCAAGTAA
- the rplN gene encoding 50S ribosomal protein L14, with the protein MIQEFTNLTVADNSGAKRVMCFRLLGGSKKKYASIGDIIVVTVKEAIPGGTVKKSEVCKAVVVRQKAELRRKDGSLIRFSDNAAVIINEQKEPRGTRIFGPVARELRDKQFMKIVSLAPEVI; encoded by the coding sequence ATGATTCAGGAGTTCACCAATCTGACGGTGGCCGACAACTCGGGCGCCAAGCGCGTCATGTGCTTCCGGCTGCTGGGCGGCAGCAAAAAGAAATATGCCTCGATCGGTGACATCATTGTCGTCACCGTCAAAGAAGCCATACCGGGCGGCACGGTGAAGAAGTCCGAGGTGTGCAAGGCGGTGGTCGTACGGCAGAAGGCAGAACTCCGCCGCAAGGACGGCTCGCTGATCCGCTTCTCCGACAACGCCGCCGTGATCATCAACGAACAGAAAGAGCCGCGCGGCACCCGTATTTTCGGGCCCGTCGCTCGCGAACTTCGCGACAAGCAGTTCATGAAAATAGTGTCTCTCGCCCCCGAGGTGATATAA
- the rplX gene encoding 50S ribosomal protein L24, with translation MLIRKGDTVYVRTGSDKGKTGRVLHVFPKKNQILVEGVNMRKKHQRPSQKARKGGIVTKEAPIHISNVALYSNALGGPTKISSRTITESGGVKRRIRVDARTGEEI, from the coding sequence ATGCTGATACGTAAAGGTGATACGGTCTACGTGCGAACCGGCTCCGACAAGGGCAAGACCGGCCGCGTCCTGCACGTGTTTCCGAAAAAGAACCAGATCCTGGTGGAAGGCGTCAATATGCGCAAGAAACACCAGCGGCCGAGCCAGAAAGCGCGCAAAGGCGGCATCGTGACCAAGGAGGCTCCGATCCACATCTCCAACGTCGCATTGTACAGCAACGCGCTCGGCGGACCGACCAAGATCTCCAGCCGTACCATCACCGAGTCCGGCGGCGTCAAACGGCGGATTCGTGTCGACGCCAGAACCGGCGAGGAGATCTAA